A region of Flavobacterium album DNA encodes the following proteins:
- a CDS encoding SDR family oxidoreductase yields the protein MDALNEYLPLSVEGKKILITGGTTGIGRAAALLLARLGAHVMIAGLDGQHLEDALKDLHKDAKGQVYGVIADLSTEEGINTLFSAVDGNFDKLDILVNNAALSAGNVEDGSYTEWQRVVSTNLMSYIACSAEALERMEGDGHIVNVGSMSADVREETGTVYVATKSGIQGFSEALRKEVNKSGIKVTLIEPGAVDTDMQEQSTEEKLKKIEALEMLTADDIAMSVLYCLSQPKRCDVVELKVRPHLQVI from the coding sequence ATGGATGCACTTAATGAATATCTCCCGCTATCGGTGGAAGGTAAGAAGATACTCATTACCGGTGGGACAACAGGAATAGGCAGGGCTGCTGCGTTGCTGCTTGCCAGGCTTGGTGCCCATGTGATGATAGCCGGCCTGGACGGGCAGCACTTGGAGGATGCGCTGAAAGACCTCCACAAAGACGCTAAAGGCCAGGTATATGGTGTTATAGCCGACCTTAGTACGGAAGAGGGTATTAACACCCTGTTCAGCGCTGTGGACGGGAATTTTGATAAGCTTGACATCCTGGTCAATAATGCGGCCCTTTCTGCCGGCAATGTTGAGGATGGTTCTTATACAGAATGGCAGCGGGTGGTCAGTACGAACCTTATGTCCTATATTGCCTGCAGCGCTGAGGCGTTGGAGCGTATGGAAGGCGATGGCCATATTGTGAATGTAGGCTCAATGAGCGCCGATGTACGGGAAGAGACGGGAACAGTATATGTGGCAACTAAGTCGGGTATACAGGGTTTTTCCGAAGCGCTTCGCAAAGAGGTCAACAAGAGCGGTATCAAAGTTACGCTTATTGAGCCTGGTGCCGTAGATACCGATATGCAGGAACAGTCCACCGAAGAAAAGCTAAAAAAAATAGAAGCACTGGAAATGCTCACTGCCGATGACATTGCAATGAGCGTACTGTACTGCCTGTCCCAGCCCAAACGATGCGATGTGGTGGAGCTGAAAGTGAGGCCGCACCTGCAGGTTATATGA
- a CDS encoding FAD-dependent oxidoreductase, whose protein sequence is MENGDPIKDKFTSGNHHSYWNDSQRPLEYKTLDTDVMADVLVIGGGIAGLTAAYCLSASGRRVVLIEDGCLGSGETGRTTAQISYALDDRYYDLEKFFGREKASLAAKSHKQALEWINSVVSLENIDCQFKRVDGYLFTDPTDKEENLDKELEATQRAGLPTEMVSQMPGIASGSQRAIRFPDQGQFHILKYLKGLADAIVRKGGEIYTNTHADEITEDGAKANGFTIRANHIVVATNTPVNDLFTMHTKQWPYRTYVIAAKVPKGILPYAMWWDTGNMESKWVAKPYHYVRLEPLDDNFDLLISGGEDHKTGQAEEEHISEAERYERLTAWTMQHFPHFSEIEYKWSGQVMEPVDSLGYIGKNPGDDNIYIITGDSGNGMTHGTLGGIITNDIINGVENPYAALYEPSRITLRTGIDYMKEVGNMAYRMIKDWISSGDIKEVEELAAGKGAIISKGLDKIAVYRDENGELHTCTAVCPHMGGVLQWNDDEQSFDCPLHGSRFTAYGEVINGPANCGLHKITEHK, encoded by the coding sequence ATGGAAAACGGAGATCCGATAAAAGATAAATTTACGAGTGGAAATCATCATTCGTACTGGAATGATTCACAAAGGCCGTTGGAGTATAAAACCCTGGACACCGACGTAATGGCCGATGTACTGGTTATAGGAGGCGGTATTGCCGGGCTTACGGCAGCCTACTGCCTCTCGGCGTCGGGCAGGAGGGTAGTGCTTATTGAAGACGGCTGTTTAGGCAGCGGCGAGACGGGAAGGACAACTGCCCAGATCTCCTATGCGCTGGATGACCGGTATTATGACCTCGAAAAATTCTTTGGCCGCGAAAAAGCCTCCCTGGCCGCGAAAAGCCATAAGCAGGCATTGGAATGGATCAACAGTGTGGTAAGTCTGGAAAATATAGACTGCCAGTTTAAGCGGGTAGACGGATACCTGTTTACCGATCCTACTGATAAAGAAGAAAATCTGGACAAAGAGCTTGAGGCCACGCAAAGGGCAGGGCTTCCTACCGAAATGGTTTCCCAAATGCCGGGAATTGCATCAGGCAGCCAAAGGGCGATACGGTTCCCTGACCAGGGGCAGTTCCATATCCTTAAATACCTGAAAGGCCTCGCTGATGCGATTGTCAGGAAGGGAGGGGAGATCTACACCAACACCCATGCGGATGAGATTACTGAAGACGGTGCGAAAGCAAACGGATTTACCATCAGGGCAAACCATATTGTTGTGGCTACAAATACTCCGGTGAATGACCTGTTTACCATGCATACTAAACAATGGCCGTACCGTACCTACGTGATCGCTGCTAAAGTGCCGAAAGGTATTTTACCATATGCCATGTGGTGGGACACCGGCAACATGGAGTCGAAGTGGGTTGCCAAGCCGTACCACTACGTAAGGCTCGAACCGCTTGACGATAACTTCGACCTGCTTATTTCCGGAGGCGAAGACCACAAAACCGGACAGGCGGAAGAGGAACATATTTCAGAAGCGGAGCGTTATGAAAGGCTGACGGCCTGGACCATGCAGCATTTTCCTCATTTTTCGGAAATTGAATACAAATGGTCAGGCCAGGTAATGGAGCCCGTAGATTCGTTAGGCTACATCGGGAAAAATCCCGGTGATGACAATATTTATATCATAACGGGCGATTCCGGCAACGGAATGACCCACGGTACGCTGGGCGGTATCATTACCAACGATATTATCAACGGCGTAGAGAATCCGTATGCCGCGCTGTACGAACCTTCAAGGATAACATTACGCACGGGCATTGATTATATGAAAGAGGTAGGCAATATGGCTTACAGGATGATAAAAGACTGGATCTCATCGGGCGATATCAAAGAAGTTGAAGAACTCGCAGCAGGAAAGGGCGCAATCATTTCGAAGGGGCTGGATAAAATTGCGGTCTACAGGGATGAAAATGGCGAACTGCATACCTGTACCGCAGTTTGCCCGCACATGGGTGGCGTGCTGCAGTGGAACGATGATGAGCAGTCATTCGACTGCCCGCTCCACGGTTCGCGCTTTACAGCCTACGGCGAAGTAATAAACGGCCCTGCCAATTGCGGGCTGCATAAAATAACAGAACATAAATAA